AGAGCTGATGACTCTTAAAGTGTAGTTTCGGTAAATTTTTACCGGAACTTTTTTATGTGTACAATCCCACAGCAGAAGCTTTTAAAAAAAAACTTCTGTGATAAAAAACCAGAAAAAATGATACAGGCAGAAATAAAAAGTCTTTTAAAAGAAGACATCAGCATATTGGTGAAAATTCCGAACTCTTCAAAACATTATTTATGTGACTGCGGGGAAGCAAGCCTACTCACGGTGAAGGAAGCACAGTCGGTTTCAGCAATATTCATCAGTCATACCCATATTGATCATTTCTCCAATTTCGATGGAATATTCAGACATCAGATAGGGAGTGGCGAAAAAGTTGTGATCTGTGGGCCGGAAAATATTCACCGGCAAGTTGAAGCCAGATTAAAATCCTATACCTGGAATTTAATAGATGAAGGTGCCATAGCTTATGAAATCCGGGAAATTGTTGCAAAAGACAAAATCAATATTTACACCATTCACCCTCCGTTCTGGAATGCAGAGCAGGCAGGAAGTCAGGATTTCCTTTTTAAAGATGAATCTGTGGAAGTTGATTTTGCAGTTCTCGATCATAAGACAGCTTCTGTGGCTTACTTATTCAAAGAAAAAGATTCTGTGACATTCCATGAAAATGCCTCAGAATATAAAAAAGGAAAATGGATCAGCGAACTGAAAACTGCTTTTGAAAACAACAATTCGGATAAAGAAATTGAAATTGAGGGAACGGTGTACAAAGCTTCAGATCTCTTTTATCATTTAACACGTACCGAAGGCTATAAACTGGGCGTTATCATGGATCATGCAGTGTCTGAAGACAATTATAAAAAGATAAAAGCAGTTTTCAAAGGAGCGGATAAAGTATACATTGAAACCTTTTACAAAGATGAAGATCAGGAATTTGCAACAGCTAATTATCACAGTTTTGCTTCAGCATCCGGAAAGATCATGAACGAATGTGGAGTAAAAGAAGCTGTTCCCGTTCACTTTTCAAGAAGATACACCGAAAGTGATGTACAGGAAATTGAAACCGCTTTTTATAAAGCATTTCAGACCGTTAAAAACAATTAGTAATTAAACTTTACAATCATAAAGCCGAATCAACAGAGCATTTTATGGTTGAACAAAAACAATTAAAAAAAATGAAACCAAATATTTTTTTCACGGCAGACCATCATTTCGGTCATGCCAATATTATAAAATTCTCAGAAAGACCTTTTGAATCATTGGAACAGATGAATGAAGAGCTTATCAAGAGATGGAACGAGAAGGTTGGTGTCAATGATACCGTCTATCATTTAGGCGATGTCAGCCTCGGTAAACCTGATTTTACCAAAGAAGTCCTCGACAGGCTGAACGGTAAAATCCACCTGATAAAAGGCAACCATGAAGGCGCGGCACTTACCTATCCCAAACGTTTCGAATCCATCAGAGATTACCACGAACTGAGAGTTGATGAACCGGACAACAGCAATAGCAATCAGAAAATTATTCTTCTGCATTACGCCATGCGCAGCTGGAACGGCTCTCACCGCGGAGTTTGGCAGCTCTACGGTCATTCACACGGAACATTACCGGACGATGAAATGGCCCTGAGCTTTGACGTGGGAGTTGACTGTCATAATTTTTACCCGATTTCTTATGAAGAAGTCAAAGAAATTATGAAACGAAAAAAGTGGACACCCCCGTTTGCCCCAAGAAATTAAATTTAAAATAAAAAAGGGAGATAGAAACAGGGAGAAAGAAAATTGAGAAAGACCATATTAAATTCCATCTTCTGGCTCCCATCTTCCCCCTTTAGAAAATGTAAACCAATGAAAACAACAGAAAATATATTAATTATAGACCTTGAAGCCACATGTTGGGATAACCGCCCGCCCAGAGGTCAGGAAAGTGAGATCATTGAGATCGGAGTATGCATCATGAATGCAGCTACCGGCCGTATCTCCCAAAATGAAGGAATTTTAGTGAAACCGCAATATTCAAAAGTAAGTCCGTTTTGTACAGAACTGACTTCCCTTACCCAGAAAATGCTGGACGAAGAAGGTGTGATGCTGGAAGATGCACTGGACATTCTGCGTGCAGAATATGATTCCCAAGACCTTACCTGGGCCAGTTACGGAAATTACGACCTGAATATGCTGCAAAGCCAGGCCAGAAGATTTAACGTGGATTATCCGCTGAGTTATGACCATATCAACGTGAAAACCCTGTTCGGCCAGCTGCATCCAACAGTCAGGAAAAGTGTCGGAATGGCCAGAGCTCTAGGTGAACTGAATATGAAACTTGAAGGTACTCACCATCGAGGAGTAGATGATGCGAAAAATATTGCTAAAATCCTTTACTGGTGCCTGAATCAGGCTTAAAAATAGGAGTGAAATTCACTTAAAATCCGTATATTTAAAGAAATAACCTGTACCTGAAATGATTGAAAAAATTAGCCCGATTGAGCACATCAGAATGCGTCCGGGAATGTATATCGGAATCCCAAACCATTATGGAATTCTGGAAATGTTAGGCTATTTGATAGAGGATTTTTTTAAAGCAGGTATTGATGAGATACATTTCTCTCTGAAAGATGATAATCAATTGATTATTGAAGGATTTGGTAAAAAAAGTTTACTGTTACTAAGCAATACTTTAAAGAATGTTGATTCACATTTTAGTAAAAATTGTCCTTTCTCTCTTATCGAAATTCTGGCACTAAGTGAATCATCAGAAATGATGGTTAATGATAATGGTAATCAGTATGGAATAAGATCAGATAAAGGAAAATTGAAGGAGCTTACATCCGTTTTTCAGGAAACATGTAACAATATAAAAATAGACTATATCCCCGATCGGGAAATTTTCAAAGACCTTTGTCTTAATTATGAAATACTTAATCATTTATTCAGAAGATATGCCTTTCTGAATCCTGAAATTAAGATTAAAAGTGTCAATGAATTAAACAAAGATCAACAAGTCAATATTTTTCACTTTCCCAATGGAGTTTCTGAGATCATGGATTACGAACTTGAAAAAAGATTTCTCTATTACAGTCCTTTTTTTAAATTGGATTTCCAAAAGAAAACGGAATTTTCTTATGCGGTTGCTTTGCTTTTTTTTAATAACTGTTATGAAGCTTTTAAGATCAAAACCTACGCGAACTATAAAGAAGCTACATTGGGAGGTTCTCTATTAGATGGAATAATGCAGGGATTTCAAAAGTTTTTTAAAGAAGAAGCACGAAAGAAAAATAAAAGAATAAGTGTTCGTTCTGCTAAGCTTAAACAACATCTTTTTCTTTATGCATCAGTAACAGGGGAGCTTACTTTCCTTGGAGCAACCAGACAGAAACTTGGAACACCTTTAGTTCAAAAAGAAAGTAAAGAATTCGTCTATCAGGAACTGAAAACTTATTTTACTGATAAAGACGACGAACTCATTGATGTTCTCCGGATATTTGAAATAACAGCAGAGATATAAATATTCAGCTAAAATAAGGATCGTACAGCCGTATGATCCTTATTTTATTATGCTTTTTGGCAATGATCAGAATTTTTTTACCTATAAAATCAAATAATTTTCTTTAATTTTTTAATACGCAAAAAGGTTGCGCAATTGGTTTCTTACTTTGCATCATCAAAATGAAATACTACTAAAATTTTGAAAAACAGATTTTAGTCAAAATATCAGACAGGCCATGTTGGAGTGTTTCTGTATAGCACCATTGCAGGAGATTTTATTGAGAAATATGATGTTCTTCTGTTCAGCGGGTCTGAAGGTTAGGAGTTTTCCATAAAATTCCATGCGCTATGGGTCGAAGGTTCGAATCCTTCTATTTCCTTCACGGGAATATAACTCAGTTGGTTAGAGTAATAGCTTATGATGTGTGGGTTCGAATCCCACTGCCAATTCGATTGGTATGGCGGAATGGTTGACGCGCTGCACTATGACTGCAGTATCATTGAAATAGACTCAAAATCTATTTTTTATGCCGAGTTTTAAATGTTTCTCATTAAAAAAACATCTTTTTACAGGAAAATCTGAGGTTTTTTCAGCTGTTGGATCAGCATTTTGGAAAGACCTGCAGGAAAAGATTTTTCTGAAGATGAAATCGGTCTTAGGAACAGACCTTATTGGATAAATAGAGTTAATGAAAAGCTTTTGTATGAGTTTCAAAAAAGAACAGGATACAGAATCATGAAATCAACAATACCATTCAAAAAGCTGTTCAGAGGCAGAATGAATTTTCTGAAGCCCTTTTCTTCCGTTGTTTTTGAAAGAAACAATCTCGGTTTTTCCCTTTTTTAAATAAATAATAACCATAAAATACAATTAGAAATGTTGAAAAAAATTACAGTTAAAGCATATCAGACAGGTCTTGTTTTCCAAAACGGAAACCTTATTCAGATCCTTAAAGAAGGTGGTTACTGGATGTTCGGAAATAAAACCGTAACGATTCATGACATGAAAACAGCATTTCATGCCCCTGAAGACCTTAACCTTCTTCTTAAAAATGAACAACTGAACACTATGTTACAGGTAATTGATGTAAAAGACGGCGAAATCGTGCTGGTCTATGAGAACGGAATTTTCAAAGAAGTATTGAAAGTAGGGCAGTACGCCTTCTGGAAAGATATTCTGAAAAGAGAATTTCAGAAAATTGACCTTACCAAAGTGGAAATCACAGAAAACATATCCAGAACCGTTCTGGAAAATCCAATGTTGAGAAACTTCGTAAGAAAATTTTCAGTGATCAACCAATATAAAGGAATACTGCTTATTGACGGGAAACTTACGAAAGTGCTTGAACCGGGAACATACAACTTCTGGATGAATGAAATTCCTATTGAAGTAAAATGTGCCGATATCCGTATGCAGCAAATGGAAATTGCCGGACAGGAGCTTTTAACAAAAGATAAAGCTATGCTCCGTATCAACTTCTATGTAAGCTTTCAGATCATCGATATTGAAAAATCCCTGATGCATAATAAGGAATATGATAAGCAATTGTATGTTCTGATGCAGCTGGCTCTGCGTGAATTCGTAGGAGCACTTACCCTGGATGAACTATTGTTGAAAAAAGATGCTGTAGGAAAAGAAATCCTGGAAAACTTCGGAAATAAAGGAAATGATCTTGGATTGAAAGTTTCAGACGCGGGAATCAGAGATGTGATCCTGACCGGGGAAATGAAAGAAATCATCAACCAGGTATTGATTGCAGAGAAAAAAGCCCAGGCCAACAGCATCATGAGACGTGAAGAAACAGCTTCTACCAGAAGCCTTCTGAACACTGCAAAGCTGATGGAGGAAAATGAAGTCCTGTGGAAACTGAAAGAAATGGAATATATGGAGAAGATCGCAGAAAAGATCGGAGATATCACCGTTTCCGGAAACAGCAATATCGTTTCCCAGCTGAAAGAAATTTTTGCTAAATAGAAACTAATAACTATCACCATAGGGGCAGACTTGTGAATAAGCAGGTTTGCCCCGTTTTTATTTACTTACAATGCCAAATAATTATAATACCATCCGGAATAAACTTTTAGAAGCTTTCCCTCAATCGGATATATCATTTTTGAAGGTTTGAAACAGGAATTGAAGCTAATAGGTAAGAATATTTCATTCCAGAGGAAAAGAAATGGAGAGTCTCAGTTATAATCAAATAGCTGGGATTTATTTTTATTTATAAAAATTTGTAAAACAATTACTTATGTCGTGTTTCTGGTTTAAGGTTCCTGTCAAAACTTAAAATATTTACCCATAATACGGAAACCCGTAAGGTCATCAAGCCGGAAGCCTCTACTTTTACTTCCAAGAAATTAATACGATGACTACCCAAACCGAACAGGCACTGGAAAACGGACTGATAAAAACTCTTATAGACAACAGCTACGAATATGTACAGCTGAGAGAGGAAAATCTGTACGCCAATTTTAAAAGCCAGCTCGAGAAACATAATAAAAAGAGATTGGCTGAAGCCGGAAGAACAGCTTTTACGGATAAAGAGTTTGAAAAGATCCGTATTCACCTGGAAGGAGGTACCCGTTTTGAGAAAGCAAAAAAGCTGAGAGATCTTTACCCTCTTGATACGGAAGACGGTCAGCGCATCTGGGTTGAATTTCTGGACCGGCAGAAATGGTGTAAAAATGAATTTCAGGTTTCCAACCAGATCACTACTGAAGGAAGAAAAAAATGCAGATATGATGTCACCATCCTCATCAATGGGCTTCCTTTGGTTCAGATAGAGCTCAAAAGAAAAGGAACAGAGCTCAAGGAAGCATATAACCAGATTCAGCAATATTATAAAACATCTTATACAGGCCTGTTTGATTATGTTCAACTTTTTATCATTTCGAATGGCGTGAATACCCGGTATTTTGCCAACAATCCCAATGGTGGTTACAATTTCACATTCAACTGGACGGATACGGAAAATGTTCCCTATAATGATCTGAGCCAGTTTGCTAACTCTTTTCTGGAAAGATGCAGCTTAGGGAAAATGATCAGTAAATATATTGTTTTACATGAAGGGGATCGTGCTTTAATGGTCCTTCGTCCCTATCAGTATTATGCGGTTGAAAAAATCCTGACCAGAATAGAAAATACCGCCAAAAATGGCTACATATGGCATACAACAGGGGCCGGAAAAACATTAACCTCTTTTAAAACAGCTCAGCTGGCGTCTGAAATAGATGGGGTAGATAAGGTCATTTTCGTTGTAGACCGGAGGGATCTGGATACCCAGACCCAAAGTGAATATGATGCCTTTGAAAAGGGAGCCGTAGATGGCACCGATAACACATATGAACTGATAAAAAGGCTGGGAGGGAATTCCAAAATTATTATTACAACGATCCAGAAGCTGAACAATGCCGTTACGAGGGACCGTTACAATAAACATCTTCAGGAGGTACGCGAACAGAAAGTCGTGATGATCTTTGATGAGTGCCACAGAAGCCAGTTTGGGGATTCGCACCGTAATATCAGGCAGTTTTTCAGCAACCTTCAGATTTTTGGATTTACCGGAACGCCCATTTTTGCAAAAAATGCAAATGAGCATACAACGGCTGAAATATTTGATGACTGCCTGCATAAATACCTTATTAAAGACGCGATTGCAGACGATAACGTATTGGGATTTCTCGTGGAATATTACAAAGGAAATACTGAATTAGGCGGAGATTATATGAATGAAACCAGAATGACTGAAATTGCAAAATTCATTTTGGGGAATTTCCATAAATCAACTGCAGACGGAGAATTCAACGCCCTTTTTGCCACTCAATCTATAACGGCATTAGTGAAATATTATAAGCTTTTTAAGCAGCTTAATCCTGAAATAAAAATCGGTGCCGTATTTACTTTTCCCTCAATCAGTAATCAGGATGATGAAAATACAGGAATGGGGCAGGGGTTTGCCAATGAAAAGGTAACTTCGGATGAACTGGCAGACATTATGAGCGACTATAATCAAATGTTTGACACTTCATTCTCTACTGAAAATTTCGGAGCCTATTATGATGATATCAATTTGAGAATGAAGAAGAAAAAGCCGGATATGGAACCTCTGGATCTGCTTCTTGTGGTGAATATGTTCCTCACGGGTTTTGATGCTAAAAAACTCAACACTTTATATGTGGATAAAAACCTGGAATATCATGGATTATTACAGGCTTTCAGCAGAACAAACCGTATTCTGAACGATAAAAAGCAGTTTGGAAAGATCATCTGCTTCCGCAATCTTAAGGCTAATGTAGATGAAGCCATTAAATTATTCAGCAATAACCAACCTGTTGAGCATATCATCCGCGGGTCTTATGATGAAGTCAAAGGACAGCTTTCCGATCTTATGCAGGACTTTAAAGAGAAATATCCTGAAGTTCAGATCGTAGATCTGCTGCAAAGTGAAGACGACAGGCGTGATTTCGTACTGGACTTCCGTGATATTATTAAAAAGCGGGCTGAAATACAGGTGTATGATGATTTTGATTCCGAAGACAGCTCTTTTCCAATGACTAATCAGGAATTTATGGACTTCCGGAGCAAATACCTGGATATTGCAGATCGGGTGCATACTTCATCCACCATTGGAGAAGATCCGCAGGTGTATGGAAACCAACAGACTCTGGAGGATATTGATTTCTGTCTCGAATTACTGCACAGCGACATCATCAACGTAAGCTATATCCTGAAACTGATGGCAGGACTGGATACTAAAAAAGATGATTACGAAAAAGAGCGCCAGCGCATTCTGGATACCATTTCCAATGACTCGCAAACACGTAACAAGACACCACTCTTCCATGAATTTATGCAAGAGAACATTGACAACAATAAAGAAGAATTTGAAAGATCCAAAACCGACGGTACTCTGGATCTGGAAAGCCTTCTTAATGAATTCATAACCCGTAAACGCGATGAAGCCATCCATAAATTAGCTGATGAAGAAGGGATCAACGTTGAGGCACTGGCCGCTTTTATTGCAGAATATGATTATCTCCGGCGGGAAAAACCTGAAATCATTCAGGATGCAGTAAAACAGATCAAAGTCGGACTGAATGAACGTCGTACCATTATTGATCGTGTATCCCAAAAATTAAAAACCATAATCAGTGTCTTCAGCTGGGATTAAAAGCAAGACCAATCTTTATCAACATCCATTTCGGATATAAAAAACAATAATTATGAGCGAAGAATTACAGGAAAAACTGCGCACCCAGTTGTGGATGGTGGCTAATGCTTTGAGAGGAAATATGTCTCCAAGCGATTTTATGTACTTTTCACTGGGCTTTATTTTCTATAAATACTTGTCAGAAAAAATTGAACTTCACGTAAATGAAGAATTGGCCTATGACGGTGTGGATTTTCGACAGGCGTGGGAGGGTAATGATGAAAGCTTAAAAGAGAATATCAAGCAGACCTGTATTGATAATCTGGGGTATTTTATTCAGCCTGAGCATCTGTATTCTCACATCATCAGCCTTATCCAGAAAAAGGAAAATATCCTTCCTGCCCTTGAACGTTCTATGAAACGTATTGAAGACAGTACAATAGGACAGGAGAGTGAAGATGATTTTGGAGGACTGTTTTCCGATATCGATCTGGCATCTCCAAAACTGGGAAGAACACCTGAGGATAAAAACCGCCTGGTAAGTGAAGTTCTGATCGCTTTAAACGGAATAGATTTCGGTTTAAACGAAGCCGGGGATATTGATATTCTGGGTGATGCTTATGAATATATGATCTCCCAGTTCGCAGCCGGAGCGGGAAAAAAAGCAGGGGAATTTTATACCCCTCAGGAAGTCAGCCAGATTCTTGCGGAAATTGTTACTACCGATAAAATAAGGTTGAAAGATGTATTTGATCCCACCTGTGGAAGTGGATCCCTGCTTCTGAGAACCGCAAAAAACTGCCGGGCAGATGTGATTTACGGACAGGAAAAAAATCCGACAACCTTCAACCTGTGCCGTATGAATATGCTGCTTCATGGAGTAAAATATAAAGATTTTGATATCCGCAACGGCGATACTCTGGAGTCTGACCAGTTTGGAGACCAGCAGTTTGATGCGATTGTAGCCAATCCTCCGTTTTCCGCACAGTGGAGTGCTGCTTCAAAGTTTAATACGGATGACCGCTTCAGTCCTGCCGGAGTCCTGGCTCCCAAATCAAAAGCCGATTTTGCTTTTATCCTGCATATGCTCCACCATCTTAACGACCAGGGAACAATGGCTTGTGTAGCTCCACACGGGGTTCTGTTCAGAGGCAGTGCAGAAGGAAAAATCCGCCAGTTCCTGATTGAAAAGAAGAATTATATTGATGCTATTATCGGGCTTCCTGCCAATATTTTCTACGGAACAAGTATTCCCACTTGTATTATCGTAGCCAAGAAATGCCGTAAAGAGGATGAAGATGTTCTATTTATTGATGCCAGCAAAGAATTTGATAAAGTTAAAACCCAAAATAAAATGCGGGTAGAACATATCGAAAAGATTGTCGAAACATACCGCACCCGTGCAGAAATCCCAAAGTACAGCCATAATGCAACTTTACAGGAAATTGCAGATAACGAATATAATCTGAATATCCCGCGATATGTAGATACTTTTGAAGAGGAAGAACAGGTTGATATTCAGGCTGTCATGCATGAAATAAAACAATTGGAAGCTCAGCGCTCTCAACTTGATGAGGAAATCAATTCCTATATGGCTGAGCTAGGCCTTACCTTCGAATCACCTATCCTTAATGCTTTTACTAAATGATAATTCTATGATCGAGATAGCTAATCAAGTTTTTAAAAAGGGCAAAGTTCCTAATTTGAGATTCCCGGGATTTGTGGGGGAGTGGGAGGTGAAGAGGTTGGGGGATTGCTGCTTTTCTCTAGATTATGGAATGAATGCAGCAGCAACAACTTTTGATGGAGAAAATAAATATATTAGAATAACTGATATTGATGATACTTCATTAAAATATAAATCTACAGATCCTGTATCTCCTGCTGGAGATCTAAATGAAAAATATTTAGTCAATAATAACGATATATTATTCGCAAGGACTGGAGCGAGTACTGGAAAATCATATTTATATGACTCTTCTGATGGAAAGTTATATTTTGCAGGATTTTTAATTAGAGCAAGAATTAAAGATAGCCACAATTCTAAATTTATATTCTTTCAAACACAGACACAAGAGTACAACAAATGGATCAAAATAATGTCAATGAGATCAGGGCAACCTGGAATCAACTCACAAGAATATGCTAGCTTCAATTTTTTTATGTCTCCAATAAGGCACGAACAAGATAAAATTGTCAATTTTATAACCAAGCTAGATGAGAAAATTTTATTACAAAGCAAAATAATTAGGGATTTAAAGTTGCTAAAGAATACTCTTATTAAAAAATTATTTTCATACCAATTGAAATTTAAAGATGACAATGGGAATATTTTTTTTGAATGGAGAGATATAATGCTTGGAGACATTGGACAAATAATTACAGGGAAAACGCCATGCACTAAAAGCTTGGATTTGTGGGACGGAGATGTACAATTTATTACACCAACAGATATGGATGAAAGTAAATATCAATACTCTAGTGAACGAACTATTAAAAGAACTGAAAACCTAAAAATACTACCACCGAAGAGTATAATGTTTACTTGTATCGCTTCTATTGGTAAAATGAGTTTATCATTGAAACCTTGTGTAACAAATCAACAAATAAACTCTATTATACCTAATTCGGATTTTAATAATGAATTTGTCTTCTATGCTGTTGCAAATATCTCAGAATTTATAAAGTCTATACAGAGTTCGTCTACAATGCCAATTATTAATAAAACTGAATTTTCAAGATTCAAAATTTCAGTTCCTTCTTTAAAAGAACAAACCAAAATTGCTGATTTTCTTACATCAATTGATAAAAAAATAAATATTGAAAAATCATTGCTACAGCAATATGAGATACAGAAAGTATATATGCTGCAAAACTTATTTATATGAATAAGTTCTGCAATAGATAATTCTTTTGAAATTGATATATCTTTAACAAATTTCTCTCTATTTGTTTCTTAGCATCAATCGAAGATAATAATTGCGCTATAGAATTTTGTTCCAGTGAGTTAGGGAATGCTACTTCAAAATTTTTTATAGTTTCTGCATTTAGATTTCCTTGTGTACCAGTTGTAATATATTTATTGATAAATTTTTGAAAATAAACCAGATAGTAATATAAATATTCTATATTGATATCATTATTTGGAATTAGATTGAGTACAGCTTGGGAAGTTGCCAATTCTATTTTATTTATACTGACAAATCCAACAGATGCATACATTGAGTATATGATAGAATCTATTGGAACTATCCAACTTGCTGA
This region of Chryseobacterium vaccae genomic DNA includes:
- a CDS encoding MBL fold metallo-hydrolase; translated protein: MIQAEIKSLLKEDISILVKIPNSSKHYLCDCGEASLLTVKEAQSVSAIFISHTHIDHFSNFDGIFRHQIGSGEKVVICGPENIHRQVEARLKSYTWNLIDEGAIAYEIREIVAKDKINIYTIHPPFWNAEQAGSQDFLFKDESVEVDFAVLDHKTASVAYLFKEKDSVTFHENASEYKKGKWISELKTAFENNNSDKEIEIEGTVYKASDLFYHLTRTEGYKLGVIMDHAVSEDNYKKIKAVFKGADKVYIETFYKDEDQEFATANYHSFASASGKIMNECGVKEAVPVHFSRRYTESDVQEIETAFYKAFQTVKNN
- a CDS encoding metallophosphoesterase — protein: MKPNIFFTADHHFGHANIIKFSERPFESLEQMNEELIKRWNEKVGVNDTVYHLGDVSLGKPDFTKEVLDRLNGKIHLIKGNHEGAALTYPKRFESIRDYHELRVDEPDNSNSNQKIILLHYAMRSWNGSHRGVWQLYGHSHGTLPDDEMALSFDVGVDCHNFYPISYEEVKEIMKRKKWTPPFAPRN
- a CDS encoding 3'-5' exonuclease — encoded protein: MKTTENILIIDLEATCWDNRPPRGQESEIIEIGVCIMNAATGRISQNEGILVKPQYSKVSPFCTELTSLTQKMLDEEGVMLEDALDILRAEYDSQDLTWASYGNYDLNMLQSQARRFNVDYPLSYDHINVKTLFGQLHPTVRKSVGMARALGELNMKLEGTHHRGVDDAKNIAKILYWCLNQA
- a CDS encoding DNA topoisomerase IV subunit B family protein, with the protein product MIEKISPIEHIRMRPGMYIGIPNHYGILEMLGYLIEDFFKAGIDEIHFSLKDDNQLIIEGFGKKSLLLLSNTLKNVDSHFSKNCPFSLIEILALSESSEMMVNDNGNQYGIRSDKGKLKELTSVFQETCNNIKIDYIPDREIFKDLCLNYEILNHLFRRYAFLNPEIKIKSVNELNKDQQVNIFHFPNGVSEIMDYELEKRFLYYSPFFKLDFQKKTEFSYAVALLFFNNCYEAFKIKTYANYKEATLGGSLLDGIMQGFQKFFKEEARKKNKRISVRSAKLKQHLFLYASVTGELTFLGATRQKLGTPLVQKESKEFVYQELKTYFTDKDDELIDVLRIFEITAEI
- a CDS encoding slipin family protein, with the translated sequence MLKKITVKAYQTGLVFQNGNLIQILKEGGYWMFGNKTVTIHDMKTAFHAPEDLNLLLKNEQLNTMLQVIDVKDGEIVLVYENGIFKEVLKVGQYAFWKDILKREFQKIDLTKVEITENISRTVLENPMLRNFVRKFSVINQYKGILLIDGKLTKVLEPGTYNFWMNEIPIEVKCADIRMQQMEIAGQELLTKDKAMLRINFYVSFQIIDIEKSLMHNKEYDKQLYVLMQLALREFVGALTLDELLLKKDAVGKEILENFGNKGNDLGLKVSDAGIRDVILTGEMKEIINQVLIAEKKAQANSIMRREETASTRSLLNTAKLMEENEVLWKLKEMEYMEKIAEKIGDITVSGNSNIVSQLKEIFAK
- a CDS encoding type I restriction endonuclease subunit R, with protein sequence MTTQTEQALENGLIKTLIDNSYEYVQLREENLYANFKSQLEKHNKKRLAEAGRTAFTDKEFEKIRIHLEGGTRFEKAKKLRDLYPLDTEDGQRIWVEFLDRQKWCKNEFQVSNQITTEGRKKCRYDVTILINGLPLVQIELKRKGTELKEAYNQIQQYYKTSYTGLFDYVQLFIISNGVNTRYFANNPNGGYNFTFNWTDTENVPYNDLSQFANSFLERCSLGKMISKYIVLHEGDRALMVLRPYQYYAVEKILTRIENTAKNGYIWHTTGAGKTLTSFKTAQLASEIDGVDKVIFVVDRRDLDTQTQSEYDAFEKGAVDGTDNTYELIKRLGGNSKIIITTIQKLNNAVTRDRYNKHLQEVREQKVVMIFDECHRSQFGDSHRNIRQFFSNLQIFGFTGTPIFAKNANEHTTAEIFDDCLHKYLIKDAIADDNVLGFLVEYYKGNTELGGDYMNETRMTEIAKFILGNFHKSTADGEFNALFATQSITALVKYYKLFKQLNPEIKIGAVFTFPSISNQDDENTGMGQGFANEKVTSDELADIMSDYNQMFDTSFSTENFGAYYDDINLRMKKKKPDMEPLDLLLVVNMFLTGFDAKKLNTLYVDKNLEYHGLLQAFSRTNRILNDKKQFGKIICFRNLKANVDEAIKLFSNNQPVEHIIRGSYDEVKGQLSDLMQDFKEKYPEVQIVDLLQSEDDRRDFVLDFRDIIKKRAEIQVYDDFDSEDSSFPMTNQEFMDFRSKYLDIADRVHTSSTIGEDPQVYGNQQTLEDIDFCLELLHSDIINVSYILKLMAGLDTKKDDYEKERQRILDTISNDSQTRNKTPLFHEFMQENIDNNKEEFERSKTDGTLDLESLLNEFITRKRDEAIHKLADEEGINVEALAAFIAEYDYLRREKPEIIQDAVKQIKVGLNERRTIIDRVSQKLKTIISVFSWD
- a CDS encoding type I restriction-modification system subunit M, which gives rise to MSEELQEKLRTQLWMVANALRGNMSPSDFMYFSLGFIFYKYLSEKIELHVNEELAYDGVDFRQAWEGNDESLKENIKQTCIDNLGYFIQPEHLYSHIISLIQKKENILPALERSMKRIEDSTIGQESEDDFGGLFSDIDLASPKLGRTPEDKNRLVSEVLIALNGIDFGLNEAGDIDILGDAYEYMISQFAAGAGKKAGEFYTPQEVSQILAEIVTTDKIRLKDVFDPTCGSGSLLLRTAKNCRADVIYGQEKNPTTFNLCRMNMLLHGVKYKDFDIRNGDTLESDQFGDQQFDAIVANPPFSAQWSAASKFNTDDRFSPAGVLAPKSKADFAFILHMLHHLNDQGTMACVAPHGVLFRGSAEGKIRQFLIEKKNYIDAIIGLPANIFYGTSIPTCIIVAKKCRKEDEDVLFIDASKEFDKVKTQNKMRVEHIEKIVETYRTRAEIPKYSHNATLQEIADNEYNLNIPRYVDTFEEEEQVDIQAVMHEIKQLEAQRSQLDEEINSYMAELGLTFESPILNAFTK
- a CDS encoding restriction endonuclease subunit S, which encodes MIEIANQVFKKGKVPNLRFPGFVGEWEVKRLGDCCFSLDYGMNAAATTFDGENKYIRITDIDDTSLKYKSTDPVSPAGDLNEKYLVNNNDILFARTGASTGKSYLYDSSDGKLYFAGFLIRARIKDSHNSKFIFFQTQTQEYNKWIKIMSMRSGQPGINSQEYASFNFFMSPIRHEQDKIVNFITKLDEKILLQSKIIRDLKLLKNTLIKKLFSYQLKFKDDNGNIFFEWRDIMLGDIGQIITGKTPCTKSLDLWDGDVQFITPTDMDESKYQYSSERTIKRTENLKILPPKSIMFTCIASIGKMSLSLKPCVTNQQINSIIPNSDFNNEFVFYAVANISEFIKSIQSSSTMPIINKTEFSRFKISVPSLKEQTKIADFLTSIDKKINIEKSLLQQYEIQKVYMLQNLFI